From one Acidobacteriota bacterium genomic stretch:
- a CDS encoding bifunctional folylpolyglutamate synthase/dihydrofolate synthase → MSYAAAVDHLYARGLELAPGSPSAVRRKFDLEHMRVLAAALDDPQKSFPSILIAGTNGKGSTAATLASILSAAGYRTGLYTSPHLMRVNERVQVDGAQIPDDDFARLYFKVDTAAEELVARGRLPHHPSFFETLTALAFLYYAEKKIDIAVLEVGLGGRLDATNIVDPLISIITDISLDHQEYLGHTIAEITREKAGILRPQGTLITLPQHPEANQAIGEAAAALELHAISAANYTPPAEKLTDNLRSPHPTHSEGWDEQTLPRNRYTLTVGGQPLTVDSPLVGQHQQRNIALAIAAVEELRNPQGYKIAKSNPKSYRISTGAIEKGIRETRWPGRLEHVPLEGSAPLLLDVAHNPAGAWTLRSVIAHLPELQPRTLIFSCLRDKDLREMAQILLPLFDASSDRPQDHILFAPIHSPRAASLEDLEAAARELEVPVATAASLAEALTQARAVTPADGLIVATGSVYLVGELRALALEEGAAPA, encoded by the coding sequence ATGTCCTACGCAGCGGCGGTTGACCATCTCTATGCCCGTGGCCTTGAGCTTGCTCCCGGTTCGCCGTCCGCAGTGCGCCGCAAGTTCGATCTGGAGCATATGCGGGTGCTTGCCGCCGCCCTGGACGATCCGCAGAAGTCGTTTCCTTCCATACTGATAGCCGGGACGAACGGCAAGGGGTCGACGGCGGCCACGCTGGCAAGCATTCTGAGCGCAGCGGGCTACAGGACGGGGCTATACACCTCGCCTCACCTCATGCGGGTGAACGAGCGGGTGCAGGTGGATGGAGCACAGATTCCCGACGACGACTTTGCGCGGCTGTACTTCAAGGTAGATACTGCGGCCGAGGAGCTGGTGGCCAGGGGCAGGCTGCCGCACCACCCCAGCTTCTTCGAGACACTGACGGCACTGGCCTTTCTCTACTATGCGGAAAAGAAGATCGACATCGCCGTGCTGGAGGTTGGGCTGGGCGGGCGTCTGGACGCCACCAATATCGTCGATCCGCTGATCTCGATCATTACGGACATCTCGCTCGACCACCAGGAGTACCTGGGCCACACGATCGCCGAGATCACCCGCGAGAAGGCCGGCATCCTGCGGCCGCAAGGCACGCTGATTACGCTGCCGCAGCATCCTGAGGCCAACCAGGCGATCGGCGAGGCCGCCGCCGCATTGGAGCTGCACGCCATCAGCGCGGCCAACTACACGCCGCCGGCCGAAAAGCTGACAGATAACCTCCGGTCACCCCATCCCACGCACAGCGAAGGGTGGGATGAACAAACCCTGCCCCGCAACCGCTACACGCTGACCGTCGGCGGCCAACCGCTCACGGTGGATTCGCCGCTGGTGGGGCAGCACCAGCAGCGCAATATCGCCCTGGCCATCGCCGCAGTCGAAGAGTTACGTAACCCTCAAGGTTACAAGATCGCAAAAAGTAACCCGAAGAGTTACAGGATATCGACGGGAGCTATTGAAAAGGGTATCCGCGAGACGCGCTGGCCAGGAAGACTGGAGCATGTACCGCTGGAGGGATCGGCGCCGCTGCTGCTGGATGTGGCGCACAATCCAGCCGGGGCGTGGACGTTACGCTCGGTGATTGCGCATCTTCCGGAGTTGCAGCCGCGGACGCTGATCTTCTCATGTCTGAGGGACAAGGACCTGCGCGAGATGGCGCAGATTCTGCTGCCGCTGTTCGATGCGTCGTCGGACCGTCCGCAGGACCACATCCTCTTTGCTCCGATCCACTCGCCGCGAGCGGCTTCGCTGGAAGACCTGGAAGCGGCGGCCCGCGAGTTGGAGGTTCCCGTGGCCACGGCGGCCTCGCTTGCAGAGGCGTTGACCCAGGCTCGGGCGGTGACGCCCGCCGACGGCCTGATCGTCGCAACCGGCTCGGTGTATCTGGTGGGCGAGCTGCGCGCGCTTGCGCTCGAGGAAGGCGCGGCCCCCGCATGA
- the yidD gene encoding membrane protein insertion efficiency factor YidD, whose translation MPEEPSIAARTIFRFYKSVLSPVLHIISPSQCLYLPTCSEYAYIALTRFGAVKGGWLTLRRLARCHPFAKGGLDPVPDR comes from the coding sequence ATGCCCGAAGAACCCTCCATCGCCGCGCGCACCATCTTCCGGTTCTACAAGTCGGTGCTCTCGCCCGTGCTGCACATCATCAGCCCTTCGCAGTGCCTCTATCTCCCCACCTGTAGCGAGTATGCCTACATCGCGCTCACGCGTTTCGGCGCAGTTAAAGGCGGCTGGCTCACACTGCGCCGCCTGGCCCGCTGCCACCCCTTCGCCAAAGGCGGCCTCGACCCCGTTCCCGACCGGTAA
- a CDS encoding VCBS repeat-containing protein — MMISCLKTLRLVALASICVPAAAFAATPPVFPVLTYEPYAVTSPLAMAEGDLNGDGITDTLYASASTAAGSTTLTAALRSANPGAAPTLATSTTIASTANSILLVDLNNDKKLDAVVTCIDSNNIGTVAILTGNGDGTFTAVGAIPYYGRKVLAADLNGDGFNDLVIQAAPFANQPNQYVVVLNKGTSIPTFASPVTYSSYPTTPAGNDQILIADINMDGKPDALLGADDHDFGAWAAYVLSGDGNGNFTTRVNLGAGTLAVADFDGDGKPDMASYAVGINSGSGYILIEFPNSGKNAVKTLVSSGTANVLPLDVNGDGKLDIVLAGHTATILFGDGTGAFTVGKSYAAPGTFYTARKGALGMDLVYATPAGFYTLHNDGKGVFDGLPSIYFTDSPVVGDFNGDGLTDLAGAESAGGVYSIFGHGDGTFTFPTGTPVLPYGSLPVRADFNGDGIPDVVYVNQADTESPAFSCCSGSMLRSAKGNADHTFTSVPNYGNIGSASPVSSYSYPRGIVAGDFNGDGKMDVAISYNDTVLQHRSALVIIQGNGDGTFAWDGSYWAISTTVVQGPAGIDSRPFAADLNGDGKLDLIWGANAYINQGNNNFTALPLPATGTPLLLADLNGDKFADIVIDNAVYAGKGDGTFLPTPIATIATPTGASFVTANTGDIDGDGNPDLVIQSMASLATFTVAYGDGKGNFTTDPNVYTTGSVRPVTATFARLNNSALPLNSGKRLDYVVFTSGAAVPMFNRNNPSPVTTRGLTANLTLAPGFSPMRPLAPASFTAIVTSSGTPIPTGTVTFTGQDGKALGTVDIAYSTAKIQTPFPSEGTYSVSATYSGDSNYAPTGPVSTSIIIARQPTVMSLLLLGSYLAQRPAQLKAHVYGYNPTALVTFYANGNAIGTAPVQTEFATLNYNFPTVGTYSITASYPGDASNLPATADAVTITTNPPPDFTISASPDTVTVNAGDKASWPVTITSINNFSGYVTMGCQADSCGTTQVYVSPTVPGTVTYSVQTTKPSAVRPSVRITPVAAAALLLFATGRRRRLRLAPQMRIGLFVLCAFLGTTMFSGCSSGTSSSSSGSSSGTTGNPPKTYSLVITGADIPNGVLHTCTLTLIVK; from the coding sequence TTGATGATCTCCTGCCTGAAGACCCTGCGCCTAGTTGCGCTAGCAAGTATCTGTGTCCCCGCTGCTGCCTTCGCAGCAACTCCGCCGGTTTTCCCGGTGCTTACCTACGAGCCCTACGCCGTCACCTCTCCTCTCGCTATGGCCGAAGGCGACCTCAACGGAGACGGCATCACTGACACGCTTTACGCCTCTGCGTCCACTGCAGCAGGATCGACGACGCTGACAGCAGCCTTACGCTCCGCCAATCCAGGGGCTGCTCCCACCCTCGCCACCTCAACGACGATTGCCTCCACGGCCAACTCAATACTCCTTGTAGACCTGAACAACGATAAGAAGCTCGACGCCGTCGTCACCTGCATCGACAGCAACAATATCGGCACTGTGGCCATCCTTACCGGCAACGGAGATGGCACCTTTACCGCGGTGGGCGCAATTCCCTATTACGGCCGAAAGGTTCTGGCTGCCGATCTAAATGGAGACGGATTTAACGATCTCGTCATTCAGGCTGCTCCTTTTGCCAATCAGCCGAATCAATACGTCGTAGTACTTAACAAAGGGACTTCCATTCCCACCTTTGCGTCTCCTGTCACCTACTCCAGCTACCCCACCACTCCGGCCGGCAACGATCAGATCCTTATCGCTGACATCAACATGGATGGTAAGCCCGATGCTTTGCTCGGAGCAGATGATCATGACTTTGGTGCGTGGGCTGCCTATGTTTTGTCTGGCGACGGGAATGGAAACTTCACAACAAGAGTGAACCTGGGGGCCGGCACTCTTGCCGTTGCCGATTTCGATGGTGACGGCAAGCCCGATATGGCCAGTTACGCTGTCGGCATAAATTCTGGATCAGGCTACATCCTTATCGAGTTTCCAAACTCCGGAAAAAATGCCGTCAAGACACTCGTTAGCTCGGGGACAGCCAACGTCCTTCCCCTCGATGTGAATGGAGACGGCAAACTCGATATCGTCCTCGCCGGTCATACAGCCACCATCCTCTTCGGCGATGGAACAGGCGCGTTTACCGTAGGAAAGTCCTATGCCGCACCCGGGACCTTCTATACCGCGCGCAAGGGCGCTTTGGGAATGGACCTGGTATACGCCACGCCCGCCGGCTTTTATACCCTGCATAACGATGGCAAGGGAGTCTTTGATGGCTTACCGTCTATCTATTTCACCGACAGCCCGGTCGTTGGCGATTTCAACGGAGACGGCCTGACGGACCTTGCGGGGGCCGAGAGCGCAGGCGGGGTCTATTCCATCTTCGGCCACGGCGACGGAACATTTACCTTTCCAACCGGCACTCCGGTACTGCCCTACGGCAGTCTTCCCGTTCGCGCGGACTTCAATGGCGACGGTATTCCCGATGTTGTGTATGTAAATCAGGCCGACACGGAGAGCCCTGCCTTCTCCTGCTGCTCCGGCTCGATGCTGAGGTCCGCTAAGGGAAATGCCGACCACACCTTTACCTCGGTCCCCAACTACGGCAATATCGGCTCCGCATCTCCGGTTAGCTCCTATTCGTATCCCCGGGGAATTGTTGCAGGTGACTTCAATGGCGATGGCAAGATGGATGTTGCCATCTCCTACAACGACACCGTTCTCCAGCATCGGAGCGCTCTCGTCATCATTCAAGGTAACGGCGATGGGACCTTCGCATGGGACGGCTCCTATTGGGCCATCTCAACGACCGTGGTGCAGGGACCGGCTGGTATCGACTCCCGTCCTTTCGCCGCCGACCTGAACGGCGACGGCAAGCTCGATCTCATCTGGGGAGCCAACGCCTACATCAACCAGGGCAATAACAACTTCACCGCGTTGCCTCTACCCGCCACAGGGACTCCGCTTCTGCTCGCCGATCTCAATGGAGACAAATTCGCCGACATTGTCATCGACAACGCTGTTTACGCAGGCAAGGGAGACGGCACCTTCCTTCCCACGCCAATCGCCACCATCGCTACGCCAACTGGAGCAAGCTTTGTCACCGCCAACACCGGAGACATCGACGGCGACGGCAATCCTGATCTGGTCATCCAGTCCATGGCGAGTCTTGCGACCTTCACGGTCGCTTACGGAGATGGAAAGGGCAACTTCACGACTGACCCGAATGTATACACGACCGGATCTGTGCGGCCCGTGACCGCGACATTTGCGCGGCTCAACAACTCTGCACTGCCACTAAACTCAGGCAAGCGCCTCGACTACGTCGTCTTTACATCCGGCGCAGCCGTACCGATGTTCAACCGGAACAACCCGTCACCCGTCACCACGCGCGGCCTGACTGCGAACCTTACTCTCGCCCCCGGATTTTCTCCGATGCGGCCCCTCGCTCCGGCGTCATTCACTGCTATCGTAACTTCCTCAGGCACTCCAATTCCGACTGGCACGGTCACCTTTACGGGACAAGATGGCAAGGCTCTGGGAACAGTCGATATCGCTTATTCAACGGCCAAGATCCAGACGCCCTTTCCCTCTGAAGGAACGTACTCTGTCTCCGCCACATACTCGGGCGATTCCAATTACGCCCCCACAGGACCGGTTTCAACATCAATCATCATCGCCCGACAACCGACTGTAATGAGCCTTCTTCTCCTGGGCAGTTATCTTGCGCAGCGCCCGGCACAGCTCAAGGCCCACGTTTACGGGTATAACCCCACAGCATTGGTCACCTTCTATGCGAACGGCAATGCCATTGGCACAGCGCCAGTGCAGACAGAATTCGCCACGCTCAACTATAACTTTCCCACCGTAGGAACCTACAGCATCACGGCGAGCTATCCCGGCGACGCATCGAACCTGCCTGCGACTGCCGATGCAGTGACAATTACAACGAACCCTCCGCCGGACTTCACCATCTCCGCCTCGCCCGACACCGTTACCGTCAACGCAGGCGACAAGGCATCCTGGCCCGTTACCATCACCTCCATCAATAACTTCTCCGGCTATGTCACCATGGGATGCCAGGCAGACAGTTGCGGCACAACTCAGGTGTATGTCAGCCCCACAGTTCCGGGCACAGTGACCTACTCGGTTCAGACCACCAAGCCATCCGCTGTCCGTCCGAGCGTGCGTATCACTCCTGTGGCAGCCGCTGCACTGTTACTCTTTGCGACCGGCAGAAGAAGACGGCTGCGTCTGGCGCCGCAGATGCGTATCGGCCTCTTCGTGCTGTGCGCGTTCTTAGGCACGACGATGTTCTCCGGATGTTCTTCCGGCACCTCTTCCAGCAGCTCCGGATCATCCTCCGGCACGACAGGCAACCCACCCAAAACCTATAGCCTCGTGATAACAGGTGCGGATATTCCTAACGGAGTCCTGCACACCTGCACACTGACTCTGATCGTCAAATAA
- a CDS encoding esterase family protein, with amino-acid sequence MATPTQPGTALHPPRPSMPVRDPHSEGYVAAKVLADGTVPTANEDGDFIIGPTHNAAPAMQVREGVPQGTVIEFTMNSADSKIYPGIAREPWTFGAPDPKDPAKLVVTTSHPAPYTRKVTVYVPKQYVAGTAAPFIVGADGPDKMLFTALDNLIAEKKVPAMVAISIANGSGDAQGSERGLEYDTMSGRYAEFVETEVLPLVEAKAHVKLTRNPDARATMGGSSGGSCALIMAWYHPEWYHRVLTYSGTYVNQQWPPNAETPHGAWGFHETLIPNSPPKPIRLWMEVGDRDLYNPNAMRDNMHDWVEANERMAKVLKAKGYHYQFVFAENAGHTDRTVKAQTLPEALEYLWRGYAAK; translated from the coding sequence ATGGCAACGCCGACGCAGCCTGGGACGGCGCTGCATCCTCCGCGCCCCTCGATGCCGGTGCGCGACCCTCACTCTGAGGGGTATGTGGCGGCGAAGGTGCTTGCGGATGGTACGGTGCCCACCGCGAATGAAGACGGCGACTTCATCATCGGGCCGACGCACAATGCCGCACCGGCGATGCAGGTACGCGAGGGCGTGCCGCAGGGCACGGTGATCGAATTCACGATGAACTCAGCGGACAGCAAGATCTATCCCGGCATCGCGCGCGAGCCGTGGACCTTTGGCGCCCCCGACCCTAAGGACCCGGCGAAGCTGGTGGTGACGACGAGCCATCCTGCTCCCTACACGCGCAAGGTGACTGTGTATGTGCCGAAGCAGTATGTTGCGGGGACGGCCGCGCCTTTCATCGTCGGGGCCGATGGGCCGGACAAGATGCTGTTCACCGCGCTCGACAACCTGATTGCAGAGAAGAAGGTTCCGGCGATGGTGGCGATCTCGATCGCGAACGGCAGCGGCGATGCGCAGGGCTCGGAGCGTGGCCTCGAGTACGACACGATGTCGGGCCGGTACGCGGAGTTCGTCGAGACGGAGGTGTTGCCTCTCGTCGAGGCGAAGGCCCACGTGAAGCTGACACGCAACCCGGACGCCCGCGCGACGATGGGAGGAAGCTCAGGAGGATCGTGCGCGCTGATCATGGCGTGGTATCACCCGGAGTGGTATCACCGCGTGCTCACGTACTCTGGCACCTACGTGAACCAGCAGTGGCCGCCGAATGCGGAGACCCCGCACGGTGCGTGGGGGTTTCACGAGACGCTGATTCCTAACTCGCCGCCGAAGCCGATACGGCTGTGGATGGAGGTCGGCGACAGGGACCTCTACAACCCGAATGCGATGCGCGACAACATGCACGACTGGGTAGAGGCGAACGAGCGCATGGCGAAGGTGCTTAAGGCGAAGGGCTACCACTACCAGTTCGTCTTCGCGGAAAACGCAGGCCACACAGACAGAACAGTGAAGGCGCAGACTTTGCCGGAAGCGCTGGAGTATCTGTGGCGGGGGTACGCGGCGAAGTGA
- a CDS encoding helix-turn-helix transcriptional regulator gives MKNDPKTSPPLSTAAQYILLALASEDLHGYGIIQEIARQTNGDYRVGPGTLYDNLKKLMDQKLVIDAPRNTSGKDDEDDRRFYRLTPAGKSVLSAEVDRLHNIVVEAQLRLRARRPRNA, from the coding sequence ATGAAAAACGACCCCAAAACCTCGCCGCCGCTCTCCACCGCGGCCCAGTACATCCTGCTGGCGCTGGCCAGCGAAGACCTGCATGGCTACGGCATCATCCAGGAGATCGCCCGCCAGACCAACGGAGACTACCGTGTCGGCCCCGGCACGCTCTACGACAACCTGAAAAAGCTGATGGACCAGAAGCTCGTCATCGACGCTCCGCGCAACACCAGCGGCAAAGACGACGAAGACGACCGCCGCTTCTACCGCCTTACCCCTGCCGGGAAGTCCGTCCTCTCCGCCGAGGTGGATCGCCTGCACAACATCGTCGTCGAAGCGCAGTTACGTCTGCGGGCCAGGAGGCCGCGCAACGCATGA
- a CDS encoding alpha/beta hydrolase has translation MQVEKDVSLEVLDWGGTGRPIVLLAGLGDNAHVFDKFAPKLAVNYHVYGITRRGFGVSSKPEFVTANYTAARLGEDVLAVIEALHIDRPVVAGHSVAGEELSYLGSRHPDKVAGLIYLDAGYPYAMYDKANGNLLIDTIDLRNQLNQILPGGTPVEDQKKGLDEFIVQLRLVEKDAIRQRESMEHMPPPPPGPRRPAPPFAVAIMTGQQHFTTISAPALVIFAAPHDLGQMMKDKPEFRAAMEANDKRNTDTQIAAFESQAPSVHIVRIPNANHYVFRSNEADVLREMNAFISTLPATN, from the coding sequence GTGCAGGTGGAAAAGGATGTCTCGCTCGAAGTGCTTGATTGGGGAGGCACCGGACGCCCCATCGTCCTTCTTGCCGGCCTAGGCGACAATGCGCACGTCTTCGATAAATTTGCGCCGAAGCTTGCTGTTAACTACCATGTCTACGGAATCACCCGACGCGGCTTCGGCGTCTCCAGCAAACCTGAGTTCGTAACTGCGAATTATACGGCGGCACGACTTGGCGAAGATGTTCTTGCAGTGATCGAAGCGCTCCATATTGATCGACCTGTGGTCGCTGGACACTCGGTCGCTGGCGAGGAGCTCAGCTACCTCGGTAGCCGGCACCCAGATAAAGTCGCTGGCCTTATCTATCTCGACGCTGGCTACCCCTATGCCATGTACGACAAGGCAAACGGCAATTTACTCATCGATACCATCGACCTGCGTAACCAGCTCAATCAGATTCTTCCTGGCGGCACTCCTGTCGAGGATCAGAAAAAGGGACTTGACGAATTTATCGTCCAGCTTCGCCTCGTCGAGAAAGATGCCATTCGGCAGCGGGAGAGTATGGAGCACATGCCGCCTCCGCCTCCCGGACCTCGCCGCCCTGCTCCCCCTTTCGCGGTCGCCATCATGACTGGCCAGCAGCACTTCACTACCATCAGTGCTCCTGCACTCGTCATCTTCGCCGCTCCACACGATCTCGGCCAGATGATGAAGGACAAGCCCGAGTTCCGCGCCGCCATGGAAGCCAACGACAAACGCAACACCGATACTCAGATCGCCGCCTTCGAGTCGCAGGCTCCCTCCGTGCACATCGTTCGCATCCCAAACGCTAACCACTATGTCTTCCGCTCGAACGAAGCCGACGTCCTCCGCGAGATGAACGCCTTCATCAGTACGCTTCCCGCAACAAACTGA
- a CDS encoding ABC transporter ATP-binding protein: MLELRDIHKRYSSISVVTGVSFIARPGEITGYLGPNGSGKSTTMKIITGLIAPSSGDVLFNGRPIRDDVMAFRQRMGYVPEEPHLYTHLSGIEYLVMVAQLRDMDRNVASERIRGLLHLFGLYGDRDVPMSSYSKGMRQKILLSAALMHNPDLVLLDEPFSGLDVGSSLVLRSLIEELARRGKVVLFSSHELETVERICSHVVILHRGKVVADDSIEHLRTLMELPTLEGIFAQLAIEHDFNAISREIADLIHA; encoded by the coding sequence ATGCTTGAGCTTCGCGACATTCACAAGCGCTACTCCAGCATCTCGGTCGTTACCGGCGTCAGCTTCATCGCGCGCCCCGGCGAGATCACCGGCTACCTCGGCCCCAACGGCTCCGGCAAATCCACGACGATGAAGATCATCACCGGCCTCATTGCGCCGAGTTCGGGCGACGTCCTCTTCAACGGGCGTCCCATCCGCGACGACGTCATGGCCTTTCGCCAGCGCATGGGCTATGTCCCCGAGGAGCCGCACCTCTACACGCATCTCAGCGGCATCGAGTACCTCGTCATGGTCGCGCAGCTTCGCGACATGGACCGCAACGTTGCGAGTGAGCGCATCCGCGGCCTGCTGCATCTCTTCGGACTCTACGGCGACCGCGACGTTCCCATGTCGTCGTACTCGAAGGGCATGAGGCAGAAGATTCTCCTCTCCGCCGCGCTGATGCACAACCCCGACCTCGTCCTGCTCGACGAGCCTTTCTCCGGACTCGACGTCGGATCGTCACTCGTGCTGCGCTCGCTCATCGAAGAGCTCGCGCGCCGCGGCAAGGTCGTGCTCTTCAGCTCGCACGAGCTCGAAACGGTGGAGCGTATATGTTCGCACGTCGTCATCCTGCATCGCGGGAAGGTCGTCGCCGACGACTCCATCGAACATCTGCGCACGCTGATGGAGCTTCCCACGCTCGAAGGCATCTTCGCGCAGCTCGCCATCGAGCACGACTTCAACGCCATCTCGCGCGAGATCGCGGACCTCATCCATGCGTAG
- a CDS encoding cupin domain-containing protein, giving the protein MRKKVGTLLRLGALELRFHVDENDGSGDLVMFEFMVPPGARVPEPHFHVAVDEVIYGLEGTMTTMRDGEWHEIRPGESLLIRRGQVHHHANLADVPAKAMVVLNPGTIGRRYFEEIGKVVNGPGKPDMVKVREIMTRHGLVPAGA; this is encoded by the coding sequence ATGAGAAAAAAAGTGGGTACGTTACTGCGTCTAGGAGCGTTGGAGCTTCGATTTCATGTGGATGAGAACGACGGCTCGGGGGATTTGGTGATGTTTGAGTTCATGGTGCCTCCCGGAGCGCGAGTTCCGGAGCCGCACTTCCATGTGGCCGTGGACGAGGTAATCTACGGACTCGAGGGAACGATGACGACGATGCGGGACGGCGAGTGGCACGAGATCCGGCCGGGCGAGTCGCTGCTGATACGGCGGGGGCAGGTGCATCATCACGCGAACCTGGCGGATGTTCCAGCGAAGGCGATGGTGGTGCTGAATCCGGGCACGATCGGACGGCGGTACTTCGAAGAGATCGGCAAAGTGGTGAATGGGCCGGGCAAGCCGGACATGGTGAAGGTGCGGGAGATTATGACGCGGCACGGGCTGGTTCCAGCCGGGGCTTAG
- the yidC gene encoding membrane protein insertase YidC, giving the protein MAEFKNPNQQGGGGTDNRSLFVMMFVMLAVFFGLSYYRQKTNPKTVSPNAPAATQSQPAAQQNAASAPTVAPGAPSSPPKAAKVGSAPAVQAAAEQTTVVENDLYRIEFTNRGAQVKSWILKQYKDSDNKPLNLVHTQAADQYGYPLSLYTYDAALTTELKQALYVPSATGQVAAPGSITFRYSANGLDVTKTFGFDDTYIVHADTQVTRNGSPVRALLAWPGGFGDQDNALAYSGAQVDFSRGAAEEHRAPKKVSGGDTINGPLDWAGVSDAYFAAIFLPDNPANATFATLHNELDVAKTIKRTGFGSSSPSTKAINVPILGGAVGDINGHTQTRIYAGPKAVNVLRNIYSTSVDGKRVSLEPLLEFGFWGPVGKVLFLSLQWIHSHIVGNWGWAIIILTLIINVLLLPLRIKTMQSGLKMQRIQPQMDAIKEKYKKYKINDPKRNEMNAEIMKLQKDNGVNMFGGCIPTLIQLPLLFAFFSMIPKVVELRHASWGWLPDLTAADPWHILPIVMVVSQFLMQYYTPSPGVDPQQQKMMAFMMPAVSGYFVWTYASGLGLYWAVGNFFGIAQQWVMNQTSLGKEMREIAAKRARRKAGAPVIQGKR; this is encoded by the coding sequence TTGGCAGAGTTTAAGAACCCCAATCAGCAAGGCGGAGGCGGAACCGACAACCGGTCGCTCTTCGTCATGATGTTCGTCATGCTCGCCGTCTTCTTCGGCCTCAGCTATTACCGCCAGAAGACGAACCCGAAGACCGTGTCGCCCAACGCCCCAGCGGCCACGCAGTCGCAGCCAGCCGCACAGCAAAACGCGGCATCTGCTCCTACCGTCGCTCCGGGTGCCCCATCTTCGCCGCCGAAGGCGGCTAAGGTGGGTTCAGCCCCCGCCGTGCAGGCCGCGGCCGAGCAGACCACCGTCGTCGAGAACGACCTCTACCGCATCGAGTTCACCAACCGCGGCGCGCAGGTCAAGAGCTGGATCCTCAAGCAATATAAGGACTCCGACAACAAGCCGCTGAACCTCGTCCACACCCAGGCGGCCGACCAGTACGGCTACCCGCTCTCGCTCTACACCTACGATGCCGCGCTGACCACCGAACTCAAGCAGGCGCTCTATGTGCCTTCGGCCACCGGCCAGGTCGCCGCCCCCGGAAGCATTACCTTCCGCTACTCCGCCAATGGCCTCGACGTCACCAAGACCTTCGGCTTCGACGATACCTACATCGTCCACGCCGATACGCAGGTCACCCGCAATGGCTCGCCCGTGCGCGCGCTGCTCGCCTGGCCCGGCGGCTTCGGCGACCAGGACAACGCACTGGCCTACTCCGGCGCCCAGGTTGACTTCTCGCGCGGCGCCGCTGAAGAACATCGCGCGCCCAAGAAGGTCTCTGGCGGCGACACCATCAACGGACCGCTCGACTGGGCCGGCGTCTCCGACGCCTACTTCGCGGCGATCTTCCTACCCGACAACCCGGCAAACGCGACCTTCGCCACGCTGCACAACGAGCTCGACGTCGCCAAGACCATCAAGCGCACCGGCTTCGGCTCCAGCTCGCCGTCGACGAAGGCCATCAACGTCCCCATCCTCGGCGGTGCGGTCGGCGACATCAACGGCCACACCCAGACGCGCATCTACGCCGGGCCCAAGGCCGTCAACGTGCTGCGCAACATCTACTCCACTTCGGTCGACGGCAAGCGCGTCTCGCTCGAGCCTCTGCTCGAGTTTGGCTTCTGGGGCCCGGTCGGCAAGGTCCTCTTCCTCTCGCTCCAGTGGATCCACTCTCACATCGTCGGCAACTGGGGATGGGCCATCATCATCCTGACGCTCATCATCAACGTGCTGCTGCTTCCGCTGCGCATCAAGACCATGCAGTCCGGCCTCAAGATGCAGCGCATTCAGCCGCAGATGGACGCCATCAAGGAGAAGTACAAGAAGTACAAGATCAACGACCCCAAGCGCAACGAGATGAACGCCGAGATCATGAAGCTCCAGAAGGACAACGGCGTGAACATGTTCGGCGGCTGTATCCCGACCCTGATTCAGCTCCCGCTGCTCTTCGCCTTCTTCTCCATGATCCCCAAGGTCGTCGAGCTGCGCCACGCCTCATGGGGATGGCTGCCCGACCTCACCGCCGCCGACCCTTGGCACATCCTGCCGATCGTCATGGTCGTCAGCCAGTTCCTGATGCAGTACTACACGCCTTCGCCGGGCGTCGACCCGCAGCAGCAGAAGATGATGGCCTTTATGATGCCAGCCGTCTCCGGCTACTTTGTGTGGACCTACGCCTCGGGCCTCGGCCTCTACTGGGCGGTCGGCAACTTCTTCGGTATCGCACAGCAGTGGGTCATGAACCAGACCTCGCTCGGCAAGGAGATGCGCGAGATCGCCGCCAAACGCGCGCGCCGCAAAGCCGGAGCACCCGTCATCCAGGGCAAACGTTGA